The Malus domestica chromosome 06, GDT2T_hap1 genome has a segment encoding these proteins:
- the LOC103437725 gene encoding serine/threonine/tyrosine-protein kinase HT1-like has product MKNFHWFKQISNNGKLERRLSLGEYNRAVSWSKYLVSSGAEIKGEGEEWSADMSQLYIGCKFASGRHSRIYRGVYKQRDVAIKLISQPEEDEGLAVLLEKQFTSEVALLFRLHHPNIITFVAACKKPPVFCIITEYLAGGSLRKYLHQQDPHSVPLSLVVKLALDIARGMQYLHSQSILHRDLKSENLLLGEDMSVKVADFGISCLESQCGSAKGFTGTYRWMAPEMIKEKHHTKKVDVYSFGIVLWELLTALTPFDNMTPEQAAFAVSQKNARPPLPSTCPAPFSRLISRCWSSHPDKRPHFNEIVHILEGYAESLEQDPDFFSSYEPPENHALSRCFPKWTGRR; this is encoded by the exons ATGAAGAATTTCCACTGGTTTAAGCAGATTTCCAACAATGGCAAGCTGGAGAGGAGGCTCTCCCTCGGCGAGTATAACCGTGCAGTGTCATGGTCCAAGTACTTGGTATCCTCAGGGGCTGAGATTAAAGGGGAAGGAGAGGAGTGGAGTGCTGACATGTCACAGTTGTACATTGGATGTAAATTTGCTTCGGGAAGGCATAGCAGGATTTACAGAGGGGTTTATAAGCAGAGGGATGTGGCGATTAAGCTGATTAGCCAGCCTGAGGAAGATGAAGGGTTGGCTGTTTTGCTTGAGAAGCAGTTCACTTCTGAGGTTGCTTTGCTCTTTCGTTTGCACCATCCTAATATCATCACT TTTGTTGCAGCTTGTAAGAAACCTCCAGTGTTCTGCATTATCACTGAGTATTTAGCTGGGGGATCATTAAGAAAATATCTTCATCAGCAGGATCCACATTCTGTTCCGCTTAGCCTAGTTGTGAAATTAGCCCTCGACATTGCTCGTGGGATGCAATATCTCCATTCTCAAAGTATACTTCATAGGGATCTCAAGTCAGAAAATTTATTGCTAGGGGAAGATATGTCTGTGAAAGTTGCAGATTTTGGTATTTCATGCCTAGAGTCACAGTGTGGCAGTGCAAAGGGATTCACGGGCACTTACCGTTGGATGGCACCCGAAATGATCAAAGAGAAACACCATACAAAGAAAGTTGATGTTTACAGTTTTGGAATAGTTCTGTGGGAGCTTTTAACGGCATTGACACCATTTGACAACATGACTCCTGAACAGGCTGCATTTGCAGTATCGCAGAAG AATGCAAGACCCCCATTGCCGTCCACATGCCCAGCGCCTTTCAGTCGTCTCATCAGCCGATGTTGGTCAAGCCATCCGGACAAGCGGCCTCATTTCAACGAGATAGTGCACATTTTGGAAGGTTATGCTGAGTCCCTTGAGCAGGACCCGGATTTCTTCTCCTCTTACGAGCCACCGGAAAATCACGCCCTATCGCGATGCTTTCCGAAATGGACGGGTCGCCGGTAG